A stretch of the bacterium genome encodes the following:
- a CDS encoding zinc-ribbon domain containing protein produces the protein MSFRDKVLSCKDCGDDFSFTAGEQEFYRDKGLNNPPKRCPGCRVAKRARFEEWEQASRSGDRVLSETTCTDCGGLAKVPFVPKPGLPVYCSSCFQTRTPMPRGV, from the coding sequence GTGAGTTTTCGAGACAAGGTTCTTTCTTGCAAGGACTGTGGGGACGACTTCAGCTTCACAGCTGGCGAGCAAGAGTTTTACCGGGATAAGGGGTTAAACAACCCTCCCAAGCGGTGTCCTGGCTGCAGAGTGGCCAAACGAGCACGTTTCGAAGAGTGGGAGCAGGCTTCCCGATCTGGGGACAGAGTACTGAGCGAGACAACCTGCACTGACTGCGGAGGGCTCGCCAAAGTCCCTTTCGTACCAAAGCCAGGTCTGCCGGTCTACTGTAGCTCCTGTTTCCAAACCAGGACCCCGATGCCTAGAGGTGTCTAG
- a CDS encoding DEAD/DEAH box helicase: MYRQKRSRFGRPNQGRKLYNKFAGNQAVGFAGKNKSKLIGADHSIFIKKAAEVLQAESYQASNSFASFPIAPELKSNIAHRGYTQPTSIQDKAIGPMLEGRDLIGLANTGTGKTAAFLIPIINKIWRDRSQKALIVAPTRELATQINEELRSFSFGLKIYSAVCIGGASLNRQRWDLERNPNIVIGTPGRLKDLLQQKILNLGNFRTIVLDEVDLMVDIGFINDVKYFISLLPSPRQSLFFSATINPKVRQVLQAFVTDPVTVSVQTQPTSENVDQNVVKVTPGTKMERLHDLLIQEEFDKVMVFGRTKHGVEKLARQLETRGFKVGAIHGNRSQSQRQRTLKDFKNNQFNVLLATDVAARGLDIDNVSHVINYELPETYEDYIHRIGRTGRANKKGIALTFVE, encoded by the coding sequence ATGTATAGACAAAAACGAAGTAGATTCGGGCGTCCAAACCAGGGCCGAAAACTTTATAACAAATTTGCCGGCAATCAAGCCGTTGGCTTTGCTGGAAAAAACAAAAGTAAATTGATTGGTGCTGATCACAGTATCTTTATCAAAAAAGCCGCTGAAGTTTTGCAGGCGGAAAGCTATCAAGCGAGCAACTCTTTCGCAAGCTTCCCGATTGCCCCAGAACTAAAAAGTAATATCGCGCATCGTGGTTACACTCAACCTACTTCAATTCAAGACAAGGCCATCGGCCCCATGCTTGAAGGCCGAGACTTGATTGGTCTAGCCAACACTGGAACGGGGAAAACAGCCGCTTTTTTGATCCCAATCATCAACAAAATTTGGCGTGATCGAAGCCAGAAAGCTTTGATCGTGGCTCCGACTCGAGAGCTCGCTACCCAAATCAATGAGGAGCTACGCAGCTTTTCTTTTGGCTTAAAAATTTATTCAGCAGTTTGTATTGGGGGAGCTTCTCTCAACCGTCAGCGCTGGGACTTGGAGCGCAATCCAAACATCGTTATCGGCACTCCCGGAAGACTGAAAGATCTTCTGCAGCAAAAAATCCTTAACCTGGGCAACTTTCGAACTATTGTTCTTGATGAAGTTGACCTCATGGTTGATATTGGTTTTATCAATGATGTGAAATACTTTATTTCCCTTTTGCCAAGTCCTCGACAATCGCTTTTCTTTTCAGCCACGATTAACCCCAAAGTCAGACAAGTTCTGCAGGCTTTCGTGACTGATCCGGTCACAGTTTCAGTGCAAACTCAACCAACTAGTGAAAATGTCGACCAAAATGTGGTCAAAGTTACTCCCGGAACCAAAATGGAGCGTTTGCATGATCTTTTGATTCAAGAGGAATTTGACAAAGTCATGGTTTTCGGTCGTACCAAACACGGTGTGGAAAAACTCGCCCGCCAACTGGAAACTCGCGGGTTTAAGGTCGGAGCTATTCACGGCAACCGCTCGCAAAGTCAAAGACAACGAACTCTGAAAGATTTCAAAAATAACCAGTTTAATGTTCTTTTGGCAACTGACGTGGCCGCTCGCGGACTAGATATTGACAACGTTTCTCACGTCATTAACTACGAACTTCCCGAGACTTACGAGGACTACATTCACCGTATCGGCCGAACTGGAAGAGCGAACAAAAAAGGTATTGCCTTAACCTTTGTTGAATAA
- a CDS encoding ABC transporter permease translates to MNSFLNAVSDVLVITERNLIRYRRVPQLLIFSTIQPVMFLLLFNYVFGGAIQTDQAGEYINFLLPGIIVQTVLFGASQASVGMAEDLSSGIMDRFRSLPIARFAVIAGRVLADTIRNIFVVLIMLAVGMLIGFRFGDGIANGLIGLYLAVLFGFAFSWISMSVGLLVRDPEAALPAGFLWIFPLVFASGIFVPVRTMPEWLQVFARNQPVTKVAEAVRSFMVGGPHDSLGPALLWMGGITLAFLTISIFLYRRNNS, encoded by the coding sequence ATGAATAGTTTTCTCAATGCAGTTAGTGACGTCTTGGTGATCACGGAGCGGAATTTGATCCGCTATCGACGCGTGCCTCAGCTGCTCATTTTCTCAACTATTCAGCCAGTGATGTTTTTGCTGCTTTTCAACTATGTTTTCGGGGGAGCAATTCAAACCGACCAAGCAGGAGAATATATTAACTTTCTTTTGCCTGGAATCATCGTCCAAACCGTTCTTTTTGGAGCCTCCCAAGCCAGTGTCGGTATGGCCGAAGACCTATCTAGCGGCATCATGGACCGCTTTCGTTCGCTGCCAATCGCGCGTTTTGCGGTCATTGCCGGCCGAGTTCTGGCTGACACGATCAGAAATATTTTTGTTGTCCTGATCATGCTTGCCGTTGGCATGTTGATTGGTTTCCGTTTTGGAGACGGAATTGCCAATGGACTGATCGGTCTTTATCTTGCTGTTCTTTTTGGATTTGCTTTTTCTTGGATTTCCATGAGTGTGGGTTTGCTCGTTCGTGATCCGGAAGCAGCTTTACCAGCTGGTTTTCTCTGGATTTTCCCCCTTGTTTTTGCCTCCGGTATCTTTGTACCGGTGCGGACTATGCCCGAGTGGCTCCAAGTTTTTGCTCGCAACCAGCCCGTGACCAAAGTGGCTGAAGCCGTTCGTAGTTTTATGGTTGGTGGCCCCCATGATAGTTTGGGTCCAGCCCTGCTTTGGATGGGTGGAATCACCTTGGCCTTTTTGACTATCAGTATTTTCCTCTACCGCCGCAATAACAGTTAA
- the ychF gene encoding redox-regulated ATPase YchF produces MLKVGIVGLPNVGKSTLFNALLKKQVAASANYPFTTIEPNVGVVEVPDGRLEKLAQVVKTEKIIPAAVEFVDIAGLVKGAAEGEGLGNKFLSHIREVDAIAHVVRAFEDPNVLRSDSSTDPKNDVETINTELILADLETVTKLIDGAERELKGMQNAELRAGNEKLKTLKKIKSGLDQGVLAKGAELTKEELEAVGPLPLITIKPTIYVYNVSEADLNEELNPSRAQGLLSSKVRIENLKKFTPSVVICAKVEAELAELSAAEQKDYLQELGVDQSGLERLIRESYELLGLITYFTAGEKEARAWTIKKGTKAPTAAGVIHTDFERGFIKAEVINWEKLVEAPGWNPAREKGWVALVGKDYLFQDGDTAIFKFNT; encoded by the coding sequence ATGTTAAAAGTTGGTATTGTAGGGCTTCCAAATGTGGGTAAGTCCACTTTGTTTAACGCTTTACTAAAAAAACAAGTTGCGGCTAGTGCAAACTATCCCTTTACCACCATTGAGCCCAATGTTGGTGTGGTTGAGGTTCCGGACGGGCGTCTAGAAAAATTGGCTCAAGTCGTTAAAACCGAAAAAATCATTCCGGCGGCGGTTGAGTTTGTTGACATTGCCGGCTTGGTCAAGGGAGCCGCTGAGGGAGAGGGGCTGGGGAACAAGTTTCTTTCTCATATTCGTGAGGTTGATGCGATTGCCCACGTAGTGCGGGCTTTTGAAGATCCCAATGTTTTGCGCAGTGATTCGTCAACAGATCCGAAGAATGACGTGGAAACAATTAACACTGAACTCATTCTTGCTGATCTAGAAACTGTTACGAAATTAATTGATGGAGCAGAGCGAGAATTAAAGGGAATGCAGAATGCAGAATTAAGAGCTGGGAATGAAAAGTTAAAAACCTTGAAGAAAATTAAATCTGGGCTCGACCAAGGGGTTTTGGCCAAGGGGGCTGAACTAACCAAAGAAGAGCTTGAAGCAGTGGGCCCGCTGCCACTGATTACCATCAAACCTACTATATATGTATACAATGTCAGCGAAGCTGACTTGAATGAAGAATTAAACCCTTCACGAGCTCAGGGACTGCTTTCTTCGAAAGTAAGAATTGAGAATTTAAAAAAATTCACTCCAAGTGTGGTTATTTGTGCCAAAGTTGAGGCCGAACTAGCAGAACTGAGTGCTGCTGAGCAAAAGGATTATTTGCAAGAGTTGGGTGTAGATCAGTCTGGGTTGGAGCGGCTGATACGGGAAAGTTACGAACTGTTAGGGTTAATCACTTACTTCACTGCCGGAGAAAAAGAAGCGCGGGCTTGGACGATCAAAAAAGGAACCAAAGCCCCGACTGCGGCCGGAGTGATTCACACTGATTTTGAACGTGGTTTTATCAAAGCGGAAGTGATCAATTGGGAAAAACTGGTTGAAGCTCCCGGCTGGAATCCTGCTCGGGAAAAGGGTTGGGTCGCTCTCGTTGGTAAGGACTATCTCTTCCAAGACGGGGACACCGCTATTTTTAAGTTCAATACTTAA
- a CDS encoding single-stranded DNA-binding protein gives MSSRSLNKVMLIGNLTRDPELRYTPQGTAVCSFGLATNRSWMPSDASERREETEFHRIVSWNKLAELCSQLLTKGRKVYIEGRLQTRSWEGQDGEKRQATEVVAEDMVILDSKREREGGEAEFSESGSQEVAAEAAGEKKETKKATAEKEEDSSESKVEKKSKDEKKEKESKEEDDVIDLDDIPF, from the coding sequence ATGTCTAGTAGAAGTTTGAACAAAGTGATGCTGATTGGTAATCTGACCCGAGATCCGGAGTTGCGCTACACCCCGCAGGGAACTGCGGTCTGTTCTTTTGGACTAGCTACGAATCGTAGCTGGATGCCATCAGATGCCTCCGAAAGACGGGAAGAAACTGAATTTCACCGCATTGTCTCCTGGAACAAACTAGCTGAGCTTTGTAGTCAACTGTTGACCAAGGGTCGTAAAGTTTATATTGAAGGTCGGCTCCAAACCCGGAGTTGGGAAGGTCAGGATGGAGAAAAGCGCCAAGCAACTGAAGTCGTTGCTGAGGATATGGTCATTCTTGATTCAAAAAGAGAACGAGAAGGTGGTGAGGCTGAGTTTTCTGAGTCTGGGAGTCAGGAAGTAGCTGCCGAGGCAGCTGGCGAGAAGAAAGAGACCAAGAAAGCCACCGCCGAAAAAGAGGAAGACTCTTCTGAGAGCAAAGTAGAAAAGAAATCAAAAGACGAGAAAAAAGAAAAGGAAAGTAAAGAGGAAGACGACGTCATTGACCTCGACGATATTCCCTTCTAA
- the rpsF gene encoding 30S ribosomal protein S6, giving the protein MADYELALVTSDDLPEKDKKELLSTVEKKVALGEGKVGNIEEWPRKSLAYPINKKTTANFTFVEFSGDASVPAAIRRELNLSENILRSLLIKKEAVKAKAKDRRARIKKAKEDLN; this is encoded by the coding sequence ATGGCTGACTATGAGCTTGCTTTAGTAACTTCTGACGATTTGCCAGAAAAAGACAAAAAAGAGTTGCTTTCGACAGTCGAAAAGAAAGTTGCTCTCGGCGAAGGAAAAGTGGGAAATATTGAAGAGTGGCCGAGAAAAAGCCTCGCTTACCCAATCAACAAAAAAACTACAGCCAATTTTACTTTCGTTGAATTTAGTGGAGATGCCTCTGTTCCAGCGGCGATCAGACGAGAACTGAACTTGTCCGAAAACATTTTGCGTTCCCTTTTAATAAAAAAAGAGGCAGTCAAGGCAAAAGCCAAAGATAGGAGAGCAAGGATCAAAAAGGCCAAGGAGGATCTGAATTAA
- a CDS encoding thioredoxin domain-containing protein produces the protein MKIKGEVFVFSALTALTMLFVVGLLAFNQKPTQVSADKINSLVREDSQVLGVADAKATLVEFGDFQCPACATVEPTLQELRTLYKDKVKFVFRHFPLPSHDNALPAARATEAASAQGKFWGYHDLLYQHQTEWSALSDPTAKFEAYAVGLGLDLEKFQNSYQSGDFDEKIQADKKDGLGLNVAGTPTFYLNGKKLVGNYSLNFFKTEVERALEN, from the coding sequence ATGAAAATTAAAGGGGAAGTCTTTGTTTTTTCTGCTCTCACTGCTTTGACGATGCTTTTTGTTGTTGGTTTGCTTGCCTTCAATCAGAAACCGACTCAGGTGAGTGCTGATAAAATAAACAGTTTGGTCAGGGAGGATAGCCAAGTTCTTGGTGTGGCCGATGCCAAGGCGACACTAGTTGAATTTGGGGATTTTCAGTGTCCGGCTTGTGCCACGGTGGAACCTACCTTACAGGAATTGAGAACTTTGTACAAAGACAAAGTCAAATTTGTCTTTCGCCATTTTCCACTGCCAAGTCATGACAACGCTCTTCCAGCTGCGAGGGCAACGGAAGCAGCTAGCGCCCAAGGCAAATTTTGGGGCTATCATGACCTCCTTTATCAACACCAAACAGAGTGGTCAGCGCTATCTGATCCGACGGCGAAGTTTGAGGCCTATGCAGTTGGGTTGGGTTTGGATTTAGAAAAGTTTCAAAACTCTTACCAGAGTGGGGATTTTGATGAAAAAATCCAAGCAGACAAAAAAGATGGGCTGGGATTGAATGTTGCGGGAACACCAACCTTTTACCTCAACGGCAAAAAACTGGTTGGGAATTACAGCCTCAACTTTTTCAAAACTGAAGTAGAAAGAGCCTTGGAGAATTGA
- a CDS encoding vitamin K epoxide reductase family protein produces the protein MTKTGRLHNRLIFLLSLVGLTISGYLFYTYVRQTPILCVNSGCELVRASGYSYFLSVPLPAYGGLMYLGIFITSFSRTLFGARFFQTSSKVILVLASAGVAVSAYLTYLEAFKIKAFCIWCLASAVVILFLFLTSAFEVRRLNEN, from the coding sequence ATGACAAAAACAGGACGGCTTCACAACCGTTTAATTTTTTTGCTTTCTCTGGTTGGGTTGACTATTTCAGGCTATCTTTTCTACACTTACGTGAGGCAAACGCCAATTCTTTGTGTCAACTCTGGTTGTGAGCTAGTGCGGGCGAGCGGCTACTCCTACTTTTTGTCTGTCCCCCTGCCAGCTTATGGTGGGCTGATGTACCTAGGAATTTTTATCACCAGTTTTTCACGCACGCTTTTTGGGGCGCGTTTTTTTCAGACCTCTTCAAAAGTGATTCTCGTTTTAGCGAGCGCTGGCGTGGCTGTCTCAGCCTACCTGACCTATCTCGAAGCGTTCAAAATCAAAGCTTTTTGCATTTGGTGTCTGGCATCCGCGGTTGTTATCTTATTTTTATTTTTAACTTCTGCTTTTGAAGTTCGGAGGCTCAATGAAAATTAA
- a CDS encoding alpha/beta hydrolase, protein MSIKASNVRYYYGSSFVRLDCFRVERAETETYDNWWIETPYVEVPGKGVGVLIQGGIHSSFSQLSHKVRRFGSEGFKVICLSQSGAANVRKAHFYREEGFRNFISRDREAMNRLRTPKVILYGSSLGAAASIALASQQWGKVHAVIVVNPASLMRQSSLRMEWNFLLSGLRDKVEKDFEPPPTRGPGLLNALREELFGPVSRLMASDAGLWYLERVQCPVLIYTGEQDRVFPAERLMELGERYSHVEVIKVPDFIHSDPNSEAKIDFVVTDALKKLAEKGVRL, encoded by the coding sequence ATGTCGATAAAGGCCAGTAATGTGCGGTACTACTATGGTAGTAGCTTTGTCCGCCTTGACTGTTTCAGGGTTGAGCGCGCTGAAACAGAAACCTATGACAATTGGTGGATTGAGACGCCGTATGTGGAAGTGCCGGGAAAGGGCGTCGGCGTTTTGATTCAGGGAGGGATTCATTCTTCGTTTTCCCAGCTCTCGCACAAGGTGCGCCGCTTTGGTTCTGAGGGCTTCAAGGTCATCTGCCTCTCGCAGTCAGGAGCTGCCAATGTTCGCAAGGCGCACTTCTATCGTGAGGAGGGCTTCAGAAACTTTATCTCGCGTGATCGGGAGGCGATGAACCGGCTGCGCACTCCCAAGGTGATCCTCTACGGATCTTCCCTTGGGGCAGCGGCTTCGATTGCACTGGCGTCACAGCAGTGGGGCAAAGTGCACGCTGTCATCGTGGTCAACCCGGCTTCACTGATGCGGCAGTCAAGTCTGCGGATGGAGTGGAATTTCCTCTTGTCCGGACTGCGCGACAAGGTGGAGAAGGACTTCGAACCGCCGCCGACTCGAGGTCCTGGACTCTTGAACGCTTTGCGCGAAGAGCTCTTCGGTCCGGTCAGTCGGCTCATGGCCAGCGATGCCGGACTGTGGTATCTAGAGAGAGTTCAGTGCCCGGTCCTGATTTACACTGGTGAGCAGGACCGCGTCTTTCCGGCTGAGAGGTTGATGGAGCTAGGAGAGCGCTACTCTCACGTGGAGGTGATCAAGGTGCCGGACTTCATCCACTCGGATCCGAACAGTGAGGCCAAGATCGACTTTGTCGTTACCGATGCGCTGAAGAAGCTCGCGGAGAAGGGTGTGCGCTTGTGA
- a CDS encoding ATP-binding cassette domain-containing protein, translating into MEAIISVKDIYKKYGKTEALKGVSFEAEKGKVLGLLGPNGAGKTTLIKILTTLLNPDSGSATVAGYNVVKDAAKLRSVIGLAGQYAAVDENLTGRENLEMVAQLYHLGSKESKKRAESVLKEMSLEEAANRPVKTYSGGMRRRLDVGASLLFEPKVLFLDEPTTGLDPRTRSDLWEFVRSLVAKGTSVVLTTQYLEEADALADEIVLLDKGKVIAAGTSRELKRQLGGSMVEIEPKSWVDHEKIRDLLKNKFGGHQIHVKDSHQMITFPAPNGPADLRDALNLLEGAGIELVHISLTQPTLDEVFLTYTTEGAGDE; encoded by the coding sequence ATGGAAGCAATCATCTCAGTCAAAGACATCTACAAAAAATACGGTAAGACCGAAGCTCTCAAAGGAGTCAGCTTTGAAGCTGAAAAGGGCAAGGTTCTTGGTTTGCTTGGGCCGAATGGGGCGGGGAAAACTACCTTGATAAAAATTCTGACTACTTTGCTTAATCCAGATTCAGGAAGCGCAACTGTGGCTGGCTACAACGTTGTCAAAGATGCTGCCAAACTGCGCAGTGTCATTGGTTTGGCTGGACAGTACGCGGCCGTTGATGAAAACCTCACCGGAAGAGAAAATCTGGAAATGGTGGCTCAGCTTTATCATTTGGGTAGTAAAGAATCTAAAAAGCGGGCAGAGAGTGTTTTGAAAGAAATGAGTCTGGAAGAGGCGGCCAACCGGCCGGTGAAAACCTACTCCGGGGGGATGCGTCGCCGACTTGATGTGGGAGCAAGTTTACTTTTTGAACCAAAAGTTCTTTTTCTTGACGAGCCAACGACTGGGCTTGATCCACGGACGAGAAGTGACCTTTGGGAATTTGTTCGTAGTTTGGTCGCCAAAGGAACTTCTGTGGTGCTGACGACCCAATATTTGGAAGAAGCCGACGCTCTCGCCGACGAGATTGTTCTCCTCGATAAAGGTAAAGTCATTGCCGCCGGAACTAGCCGTGAACTGAAACGACAGCTCGGTGGTAGTATGGTGGAAATTGAACCAAAGAGTTGGGTTGACCATGAAAAAATTCGCGATCTCCTCAAAAACAAGTTTGGTGGCCACCAAATCCACGTCAAGGATAGCCACCAAATGATCACTTTCCCGGCCCCGAACGGGCCCGCGGATCTGCGCGATGCTCTCAATCTTCTCGAAGGGGCGGGGATTGAGCTGGTTCACATTAGTTTGACTCAACCAACTCTCGATGAGGTTTTCTTAACCTACACGACGGAGGGAGCAGGCGATGAATAG
- a CDS encoding Rid family detoxifying hydrolase, protein MKTKVETDEAPKAPGLLSQGIVDGNMIYVAGQIHSTPDGKVIEGTTEEKTHQVIKNLSAILKAAGADLTHVVKVTIYVTDIAELPKLNEVYKTYFTTEPLPVREAVCVKALPLGATIEMSCIASKD, encoded by the coding sequence ATGAAAACAAAAGTTGAAACTGACGAAGCGCCAAAGGCACCTGGTTTACTTTCCCAGGGAATCGTCGATGGCAATATGATCTACGTTGCTGGGCAAATCCACAGCACGCCCGACGGAAAGGTGATTGAGGGAACCACTGAAGAAAAAACTCACCAAGTAATCAAAAATCTATCCGCAATTCTGAAAGCTGCTGGTGCCGATCTGACCCACGTCGTTAAAGTAACTATTTACGTTACCGACATTGCCGAATTGCCGAAACTCAATGAAGTCTACAAAACCTATTTCACCACTGAGCCCCTGCCGGTCAGAGAAGCAGTCTGCGTCAAAGCCCTTCCTCTCGGTGCAACAATCGAAATGAGCTGCATCGCCTCCAAAGACTGA
- a CDS encoding DUF1801 domain-containing protein — protein sequence MAELKTKVNDASVRDFLNAVPEEIKRKDSFKLLEIFEEVTGERPKMWGPSIVGFGQYHYKSERSAQEGDWPLTGFSPRKQNLTLYIMLGLDDPNLLAKLGKHKTSKGCLYINKLSDVDGSVLKKIIEHNLQEMKKRKLL from the coding sequence ATGGCCGAACTGAAGACAAAGGTAAATGATGCCAGTGTCAGAGATTTCTTAAACGCTGTTCCGGAAGAAATCAAAAGAAAAGACAGTTTCAAACTATTGGAAATTTTCGAGGAAGTAACCGGCGAAAGACCCAAAATGTGGGGTCCAAGCATTGTCGGTTTTGGGCAATACCACTACAAATCCGAACGCAGCGCTCAGGAGGGCGACTGGCCACTGACCGGCTTTTCTCCCCGCAAGCAAAATCTAACGCTATACATAATGTTAGGTCTGGACGATCCCAACCTGCTAGCAAAACTTGGCAAACACAAGACCAGCAAGGGTTGTCTCTACATCAACAAGCTCTCCGATGTGGATGGATCCGTTCTCAAAAAGATAATCGAGCACAATCTGCAAGAAATGAAAAAGAGAAAGCTTTTGTGA
- a CDS encoding YdeI/OmpD-associated family protein: MTRPGLAVVERAKADGSWSAFDVVEDLVLPEQLQAAFAKNAKAAENFEKLSLSVRKQILYYIYSAKQEETRKQRVEKLLPSLAEGKNPFIG; encoded by the coding sequence ATGACAAGGCCCGGCCTTGCAGTGGTTGAGAGGGCCAAAGCAGATGGCTCGTGGTCAGCCTTTGATGTGGTGGAGGATCTAGTCTTGCCAGAGCAGTTGCAAGCAGCCTTCGCGAAAAACGCTAAGGCCGCCGAGAACTTTGAAAAACTTTCCCTGTCCGTGCGCAAACAAATTCTCTACTATATTTATAGCGCCAAACAAGAAGAAACGAGAAAGCAGCGGGTGGAGAAACTACTACCTAGTCTGGCAGAGGGCAAGAATCCGTTTATTGGATAA
- the rpsR gene encoding 30S ribosomal protein S18, with product MAQTNSRNKRKVCNFCKEETSVSYKDLETLKKFTTERGKIVGRAKTGTCSSHQRQLTNAIKRARYLALLPFSTRSR from the coding sequence ATGGCACAGACAAATTCACGAAACAAGCGCAAGGTTTGTAATTTTTGCAAAGAAGAGACAAGCGTTTCTTACAAAGACCTTGAAACTTTAAAAAAGTTTACTACCGAAAGAGGAAAAATCGTCGGTCGAGCTAAAACCGGAACCTGCTCAAGTCATCAACGGCAGCTTACGAATGCAATCAAAAGAGCCCGCTATTTGGCTCTGCTTCCGTTTTCCACCAGAAGCCGCTAA
- a CDS encoding YbaK/EbsC family protein gives METINLGKLSFIPFVEEPELVAATVKDLIEKNNLADKVWVSKIDPGLADTAAFCEHYEIGMDVAANCVIVEASRAERSWYAVCLVLATTRADINGVVRRKLDARRASFAPMETAVSLTKMEYGGITPIGLPEEWPILIDEAVCKQERVIVGSGIRGSKLLVATSLFTELPNAEILPITKTE, from the coding sequence ATGGAAACAATCAACTTGGGTAAACTTAGTTTCATTCCTTTTGTAGAAGAACCAGAGCTTGTGGCTGCGACTGTAAAAGACCTCATTGAAAAGAATAACCTTGCCGATAAAGTTTGGGTTAGCAAAATTGACCCTGGGCTAGCTGATACGGCTGCTTTTTGTGAGCATTACGAAATTGGCATGGATGTAGCGGCCAACTGTGTGATAGTTGAAGCTAGTCGTGCCGAGCGGTCTTGGTACGCTGTTTGTCTTGTTCTCGCTACAACTCGCGCTGATATCAACGGAGTAGTCCGGAGAAAACTTGATGCAAGAAGAGCCTCTTTTGCTCCGATGGAGACTGCAGTGTCCTTGACAAAAATGGAGTACGGGGGAATTACACCAATAGGGCTACCAGAAGAATGGCCAATTCTGATTGATGAAGCAGTATGTAAACAAGAGCGAGTAATAGTTGGAAGTGGCATTCGCGGCTCGAAACTTTTGGTGGCAACAAGCCTATTTACTGAACTTCCCAACGCTGAAATACTTCCTATCACTAAGACCGAATAA
- a CDS encoding ferredoxin: MASYKISVDRALCIGSGSCVLFAGQTFELDSECKAAVSPGQGDDIEDIKLAADNCPTRAIFVKEE, encoded by the coding sequence ATGGCTAGTTACAAAATATCAGTTGATCGTGCTCTCTGCATTGGATCTGGTTCTTGTGTTTTGTTTGCCGGACAAACCTTTGAGCTTGACAGTGAGTGTAAGGCTGCTGTCTCCCCTGGGCAGGGAGACGACATTGAAGATATCAAGCTTGCGGCTGACAACTGCCCCACCCGTGCGATTTTTGTCAAAGAAGAGTAA
- a CDS encoding Crp/Fnr family transcriptional regulator has product MENEVVEKLNQFFSQGKTVSYKKGEIILRAGEPVFGIFFLKKGFVRQYLISEEGEEVTIHLYRPLAFFPTMLVIAGTPNRYYFEAQTPIETFRLPPEEVVAFLKENPDVLFDLSERFAQAVIGLSKRIETLSIGSVYAKVISLLSYLVIRFGEEKDGQILIGLPVTHTDIASWTGAKRETVSRQIERLTKDGIIGVEKHLIVVKDKAKLEEELKHYHESESL; this is encoded by the coding sequence GTGGAAAACGAAGTTGTCGAAAAGCTTAATCAGTTTTTTTCTCAAGGGAAAACTGTCAGCTACAAAAAGGGTGAAATCATTCTCCGAGCCGGAGAACCAGTCTTTGGTATTTTCTTTTTGAAAAAAGGTTTCGTTCGCCAGTACCTCATCTCTGAAGAAGGTGAAGAGGTGACCATTCATCTTTACCGACCGCTCGCTTTTTTCCCAACCATGCTTGTCATCGCTGGAACCCCCAACCGCTACTATTTCGAGGCCCAAACCCCGATCGAGACTTTTCGTCTCCCTCCTGAAGAGGTCGTTGCTTTTCTGAAAGAAAACCCGGACGTTTTGTTTGATCTATCCGAGCGCTTTGCCCAAGCGGTGATCGGCCTTTCCAAACGGATCGAGACTCTCTCTATCGGTAGCGTCTATGCCAAAGTGATCTCCCTTTTGTCCTATTTGGTAATTAGGTTTGGAGAAGAAAAGGACGGACAAATTCTTATTGGCTTGCCGGTGACTCATACCGATATTGCGTCTTGGACCGGAGCCAAGCGCGAAACTGTCAGCCGCCAAATAGAAAGGCTAACAAAAGACGGTATCATCGGAGTGGAAAAACACTTAATTGTTGTCAAGGACAAAGCTAAACTCGAGGAAGAGCTCAAGCACTACCACGAAAGTGAATCCCTCTAA